The genomic window GCTGCCCTTGGTGCCAACGCGTCTCTCTCAGTTGTCTACTCTTCATCGACTACTACAACACAGCCTAATGCACCATACTACCAAATTGCTGATTACTCAGAACCGTGGTATGGAATAGCTTCAGTCGTTCACAATGTTGTAAAGCCTAGGAATTTACCTGATAGTGAACTGAATTATGTAACGTTTACTGTCAAGCCTACTTCAGTAGGATTCCTAGACCCGAATAAAGCTGGTGGGATTCCTCCAATGATTATTAAAGGCTATTTTACCACAGTGAACAATCATGAGGATACAGCAACCATCACGGTAAGCATATATATGTATCCTAATTCATACTTTTACTTGGGATCTTAAGTCTTTTTAACTACCCTAGTGATACGAGTATTCATATCTTAATGTACATATTGTATCAATAGAACCTGTGACAGATCTAGAAATACTCGTGATTAGTTCTGACCTCCTCCCTGCCCTGAAGTGCGAGGGTTCCCGCTATTGCGGGGAGGTTTGGGATTACATCTCCCCGTTTCGGGGATTTAATCCCGGGCCGGGTTTCCAGCCCATTACCCCTATCCCTCTCGGGACTCGGGGTTATGAGTATGTCGTATGCTCCTACTAAGTCCGCATTAAATACTTTATTCAGTCTTGTGCATTTGAATAGTCCACGCTTAACTCTACTGCCACATCTCTCTCCATGAATCGGGCACTTAGATGATGTATATGCCTCGCTTACGTAGACCACTGCTATCCTATACTCCTCTGCAACCTCATAAATTCTTCTCAGCAAGTAGCCATATGTCCAAACGTGGACGTTGTTGAAGT from Candidatus Culexarchaeum yellowstonense includes these protein-coding regions:
- a CDS encoding zinc ribbon domain-containing protein, with the translated sequence MAIYVENGLAKLVNGRPLKAISHYWRVRIAEYQSTLNRYGLRTSRRLRSMYSKWRRRVKAYIDSRVRQVIEWLYNTGVSIIKIGYPKNIAQENGNFNNVHVWTYGYLLRRIYEVAEEYRIAVVYVSEAYTSSKCPIHGERCGSRVKRGLFKCTRLNKVFNADLVGAYDILITPSPERDRGNGLETRPGIKSPKRGDVIPNLPAIAGTLALQGREEVRTNHEYF